One Helianthus annuus cultivar XRQ/B chromosome 7, HanXRQr2.0-SUNRISE, whole genome shotgun sequence genomic region harbors:
- the LOC110894576 gene encoding capping protein inhibiting regulator of actin dynamics-like, with amino-acid sequence MLTKKDYDQIDAEEMELMDIKWCMTSVLRRAEKFKQITGRDDFREAHVLTLGFDKSKVTCFRCWERGHFKRECTNREASGAQNPFGNNDYYKRAIYHQVTHQPHQQQQAQTAHGRKEIEDSKRACLVNQGKDSGFSWDKYISTDSKVCLADQDDERLPEDFSWDNYCPDQEFMAKEMLNAKAFVANVTDEYWAEKYRKIREAEEEKWRKIEEEEEERRKAEAEKKKRKEEVQVRRRIKEVSEFEIKTDAEAVKVPEKCMNCDSLIKQNNELLHNIKRLKESYNTLNREINKYTESNSEQAVALNTLKGAYMRQLDNVNYNTEKCAELELKLATYKELKLKESTIY; translated from the coding sequence atgctcacgaaaaaggattacgatcaaattgatgccgaggaaatggaattgatggatataaaatggtgcatgaCTAGTGTGTTGAGAAgggctgaaaagtttaaacaaattacaggcagagatgattttcgcgagGCACATGTtttaactttaggttttgataagtctaaagttacttgttttcgttgttGGGAAagggggcatttcaagagagaatgcacaaatcgagaagcgagtggagctcaaaatcctttcggaaacaacgactactACAAAagggcgatttatcatcaagttacacatcagccacatcaacaacaacaggcacaaactgcacatggtagaaaagaaattgaagactcaaagagagcatgtctggtTAATCAGGGCAAGGACAgtggtttcagctgggataaatacatttcaACGGATagtaaagtgtgtttggcagatcaagatgatgaaagattgcCTGAAGATTTCAGTTGGGACAATTATTGCCCAGACCAAgaattcatggccaaagagatgttaaatgctaaagcttttgttgctaatGTTACTGATGAATATTGGGCTGAAAAATACAGAAAAATCAGGGAAGCTGAAGAGGAGAAATggagaaaaattgaagaagaagaagaagaaagaagaaaagctgaagctgagaaaaagaaaagaaaagaagaagttCAAGTGAGAAGAAGAATCAAAGAAGTTTCGGAGTTTGAGATCAAAACTGATGCTGAAGCAGTAAAAGTTCCAGAGAAGTgtatgaattgtgattctttgatcaaacaaaacaatgagcTGCTACACAACATAAAAAGGCTGAAAGAATCATATAATACTTTGAACAGAGAGATTAATAAGTACACCGAGTCGAAtagtgaacaagctgtagcattgaatacactcaaaggagcatACATGAGACAGCTTGACAACGTTAACTACAACACAGAGAAGTGTGCTGAGCTTGAATTGAAGTTGGCAAcctacaaagaattgaaactgaaagagtcaacaatttattga